From a region of the Tachypleus tridentatus isolate NWPU-2018 chromosome 1, ASM421037v1, whole genome shotgun sequence genome:
- the LOC143231342 gene encoding uncharacterized protein LOC143231342 isoform X1 — protein sequence MEVLKIKTEPFYDDKQDALLAVKLMRNEDETFTLSSKEAGSLQERSLTTILKSGLVKEEQEDKYGVTEKTEVNIFVTMKTEQSDDLTQSEVMSKFSKSTDDDLDSSKCGVINVKIETELQEDVQCVDSRLESTSDVKSSVNICCGSQFPENYVLKQDVHGKTNLNGNNIKQSVIPQDGDKPHSYITCGRESVTVYNLKEHKRTPTRENLYNSELNKQIHTGEKPYSCVVCGKHCTTNTELNIHQRIHLGEKGYSCADCGKEFKTNSGLKKHEKIHNDVKPYCCAMCEKHFRTNTELKIHQRIHTGEKPYSCDFCGKQFGNNCNLKKHERVHTGERPYTCVVCNKQFTTTSALKYHKRIHTGEKPYSCGICGKDFKRNGELKMHQRIHTGEKPYSCTICGKNFRTNGDLKIHQMIHTGEKPYSCDFCGRQFGSNCNLKKHERIHTGVKPYMCVVCNKQFTTNSALKYHKRIHAEEKS from the exons ATGGAAGTATTAAAGATAAAAACTGAACCATTTTACGATGATAAGCAGGATGCTTTGTTAGCTGTCAAACTGATGAGAAATGAAGATGAAACATTTACATTATCAAGTA AAGAAGCTGGTTCCTTacaagaaagatctttaactaccATTTTGAAGTCTGGTCTGGTAAAAGAAGAACAAGAAGACAAGTATGGAGTAACAGAAAAAACTGAGGTA AACATATTTGTCACAATGAAAACAGAACAGTCTGATGATCTAACACAAAGTGAGGTTATGTCAAAGTTCAGTAAAAGTACTGATGATGATTTGGATAGTTCAAAATGTGGTGTTATCAATGTGAAGATAGAAACTGAATTACAAGAAGATGTTCAGTGTGTTGATTCTAGATTGGAAAGTACATCTG ATGTAAAGAGCAGTGTGAACATCTGTTGTGGAAGTCAGTTTcctgaaaattatgttttaaaacaagatGTTCAtggaaaaacaaacttaaatggaaacaacataaaacaatctGTTATACCTCAGGATGGTGATAAACCCCACAGTTATATAACATGTGGAAGAGAATCTGTAACAGTTTATAACCTAAAAGAACACAAGAGAACACCTACAAGAGAGAATCTGTATAATAGTGAattgaataaacaaatacatactggggagaaaccttacagttgtgtgGTTTGTGGAAAACACTGTACAACAAATACTGAATTAAatatacatcaaagaatacatctTGGAGAGAAAGGTTACAGTTGTGCAGATTGTGGAAAagagtttaaaacaaacagtggGTTAAAAAAGCATGAAAAAATTCACAATGATGTGAAACCTTACTGTTGTGCAATGTGTGAAAAACACTTTAGAACaaatactgaattaaaaatacatcaaagaatacatactggggagaaaccttacagttgtgacttttgtggaaaacagtttgggaATAACTGTAACTTAAAGAAACATGAACGAGTACATACTGGGGAGAGACCTTACACTTGTGTTGTATGTAATAAACAGTTCACGACAACTAGTGCACTAAAGTATCATaaaagaatacatactggggagaaaccttacagttgtggtATCTGTGGAAAAGACTTTAAAAGGAACGGGGAATTAAAAATGCACCAGAgaatacacactggtgagaaaccttacagttgtactaTTTGTGGAAAAAACTTTAGAACAAATGgtgatttaaaaatacatcagatGATACatactggtgagaaaccttacagttgtgatTTTTGTGGAAGACAGTTTGGAAGTAActgtaacttaaaaaaacatgaaCGAATACATACTGGTGTGAAACCTTATATGTGTGTAGTATgtaataaacagtttacaacaaatagtgcattaaaatatcataaaagaaTACATGCTGAAGAGAAATCTTAG
- the LOC143231342 gene encoding uncharacterized protein LOC143231342 isoform X2 has translation MEVLKIKTEPFYDDKQDALLAVKLMRNEDETFTLSSKEAGSLQERSLTTILKSGLVKEEQEDKYGVTEKTENIFVTMKTEQSDDLTQSEVMSKFSKSTDDDLDSSKCGVINVKIETELQEDVQCVDSRLESTSDVKSSVNICCGSQFPENYVLKQDVHGKTNLNGNNIKQSVIPQDGDKPHSYITCGRESVTVYNLKEHKRTPTRENLYNSELNKQIHTGEKPYSCVVCGKHCTTNTELNIHQRIHLGEKGYSCADCGKEFKTNSGLKKHEKIHNDVKPYCCAMCEKHFRTNTELKIHQRIHTGEKPYSCDFCGKQFGNNCNLKKHERVHTGERPYTCVVCNKQFTTTSALKYHKRIHTGEKPYSCGICGKDFKRNGELKMHQRIHTGEKPYSCTICGKNFRTNGDLKIHQMIHTGEKPYSCDFCGRQFGSNCNLKKHERIHTGVKPYMCVVCNKQFTTNSALKYHKRIHAEEKS, from the exons ATGGAAGTATTAAAGATAAAAACTGAACCATTTTACGATGATAAGCAGGATGCTTTGTTAGCTGTCAAACTGATGAGAAATGAAGATGAAACATTTACATTATCAAGTA AAGAAGCTGGTTCCTTacaagaaagatctttaactaccATTTTGAAGTCTGGTCTGGTAAAAGAAGAACAAGAAGACAAGTATGGAGTAACAGAAAAAACTGAG AACATATTTGTCACAATGAAAACAGAACAGTCTGATGATCTAACACAAAGTGAGGTTATGTCAAAGTTCAGTAAAAGTACTGATGATGATTTGGATAGTTCAAAATGTGGTGTTATCAATGTGAAGATAGAAACTGAATTACAAGAAGATGTTCAGTGTGTTGATTCTAGATTGGAAAGTACATCTG ATGTAAAGAGCAGTGTGAACATCTGTTGTGGAAGTCAGTTTcctgaaaattatgttttaaaacaagatGTTCAtggaaaaacaaacttaaatggaaacaacataaaacaatctGTTATACCTCAGGATGGTGATAAACCCCACAGTTATATAACATGTGGAAGAGAATCTGTAACAGTTTATAACCTAAAAGAACACAAGAGAACACCTACAAGAGAGAATCTGTATAATAGTGAattgaataaacaaatacatactggggagaaaccttacagttgtgtgGTTTGTGGAAAACACTGTACAACAAATACTGAATTAAatatacatcaaagaatacatctTGGAGAGAAAGGTTACAGTTGTGCAGATTGTGGAAAagagtttaaaacaaacagtggGTTAAAAAAGCATGAAAAAATTCACAATGATGTGAAACCTTACTGTTGTGCAATGTGTGAAAAACACTTTAGAACaaatactgaattaaaaatacatcaaagaatacatactggggagaaaccttacagttgtgacttttgtggaaaacagtttgggaATAACTGTAACTTAAAGAAACATGAACGAGTACATACTGGGGAGAGACCTTACACTTGTGTTGTATGTAATAAACAGTTCACGACAACTAGTGCACTAAAGTATCATaaaagaatacatactggggagaaaccttacagttgtggtATCTGTGGAAAAGACTTTAAAAGGAACGGGGAATTAAAAATGCACCAGAgaatacacactggtgagaaaccttacagttgtactaTTTGTGGAAAAAACTTTAGAACAAATGgtgatttaaaaatacatcagatGATACatactggtgagaaaccttacagttgtgatTTTTGTGGAAGACAGTTTGGAAGTAActgtaacttaaaaaaacatgaaCGAATACATACTGGTGTGAAACCTTATATGTGTGTAGTATgtaataaacagtttacaacaaatagtgcattaaaatatcataaaagaaTACATGCTGAAGAGAAATCTTAG